One genomic segment of Arachis duranensis cultivar V14167 chromosome 4, aradu.V14167.gnm2.J7QH, whole genome shotgun sequence includes these proteins:
- the LOC107482924 gene encoding cytochrome b561 and DOMON domain-containing protein At4g17280, with amino-acid sequence MGRTNLMLRIVLLISVLSSMMFGSSAQTTCKGQTFNNNKVYATCRDLPHLSSYLHWSYVQSTGKLDIAFRHAGITSSSNWVAWAINKNNDLQSAMSGAQAIVATTTGGTTKAYTSPIASPSTQLAQGNISYATTGVSATYQGSEVTIYATVTLPKGTTSIVHLWQDGAMSGSTPQIHAQNSANLDSKEKLDLVSGSSQAGSSGGSLRRRRNVHGVLNALSWGILMPIGAIIARYVKVFPSADPAWFYLHVTCQTSAYIIGVAGWGTGLKLGSDTPGVTYHTHRTLGIILFCFGTLQLFALLLRPNKDHKYRPYWNIYHYLIGYGTIVISIVNIFKGFSALEKSAQDRYDNWKHAYIGIIAGLGGLALLLECFTWIVVLKRKKTEGKMSHNGANGANGYGVRPQNV; translated from the exons ATGGGTAGAACAAACTTGATGCTGAGGATTGTGTTGTTAATCTCTGTGCTGAGCTCCATGATGTTTGGATCTTCAGCACAGACAACATGTAAAGGACAAACCTTTAACAACAACAAGGTGTATGCCACGTGTCGTGATCTTCCACATTTATCATCATACCTTCACTGGAGCTATGTTCAATCCACTGGAAAACTTGACATAGCATTCAGGCACGCAGGGATCACCTCATCAAGTAACTGGGTAGCTTGGgctatcaataaaaataacgaCTTGCAATCAGCCATGTCTGGAGCACAAGCAATTGTGGCTACCACAACTGGTGGTACCACAAAAGCATACACTTCACCAATTGCTAGCCCCAGCACACAGTTGGCACAAGGGAATATCAGTTATGCAACCACTGGTGTGTCTGCTACTTATCAAGGTAGTGAGGTTACCATTTATGCTACTGTTACTCTCCCTAAGGGGACCACATCAATAGTCCATCTTTGGCAAGATGGTGCTATGTCTGGTTCTACTCCTCAGATACATGCTCAGAATTCTGCTAATCTTGATTCCAAGGAAAAATTGGATCTTGTTTCCGGATCCAGCCAAGCAGGATCCAGTGGTGGATCtcttagaagaagaagaaat GTTCATGGAGTGCTGAATGCACTGAGCTGGGGGATCTTGATGCCTATTGGTGCAATAATAGCAAGGTATGTGAAGGTGTTCCCATCTGCAGACCCTGCTTGGTTTTACCTTCATGTGACATGCCAAACCTCTGCATACATTATTGGTGTTGCTGGTTGGGGAACTGGTCTCAAACTTGGCAGTGACACACCTGGTGTGACTTATCATACCCACAGAACACTTGGCATCATCCTCTTCTGCTTTGGAACCCTTCAG TTGTTTGCTTTGCTTCTGAGGCCAAACAAAGATCACAAATACAGACCCTATTGGAACATCTATCACTACCTGATCGGATACGGCACCATAGTTATCAGTATTGTTAACATCTTCAAAGGGTTTAGTGCACTGGAGAAATCTGCTCAGGATCGCTATGATAACTGGAAGCATGCATACATTGGCATCATTGCAGGTTTGGGTGGACTTGCTCTCCTTTTGGAGTGTTTCACATGGATTGTTGtcttgaagaggaagaaaacaGAGGGAAAGATGTCACATAATGGAGCAAATGGTGCTAATGGCTATGGGGTTAGGCCACAGAATGTGTAG